The segment TTTCCTGGGACCTGAGTTTTTTCCTATTACAACTCAGTTTTTCTTATGACAGTGGTACTTACAACAGTGTTGCCGTTAGCGCCCTCTGCTGGCAGTACAGTTACATTTTCAACACTCATTTGTTGCTCCAATTTCCTGCTGGCATTACCAGACCGAAAATAATGAGGTGGTCCAGCCAGACTTCTAACAAAACCATCTGCATGAGAGAAATAGAAGACAAATACCATGAGAAAGAATGCGCCTGTGTGTATGaagtgtgaaggtgtgtgtgaatgtgaatgttggGGATCATATGTGTGTGTTCGTGTACTCACTGGCAACATATGTGATGGGATTATATGTAGTCTTTCCCATGACAGGGCTAGCTGCAGGGCTGGTATTCTCCAGGGCTGGCAGGGTAGACACAGGTACTGGGGTGGGTATGGTGATAACTGGACGAGCAGCCTGGTGTTCAGTCTTATCGTGAAGGGATTTAACCCAAAGGTCCCCTCCACCATCACCAGCCAGTGGGACTGGATCCGGCCCGCCTTTGTTCTTCCCATTGGGCCTTTCCTTCCCATGGTCTCCACTGTCACACCCAGACCCAGAAACCGGCTCCTCTTTCTTCTTCGGCCTGGGCTGGATATTACGTAGCATTCTCCTTGTGGTCCTCTTCTCTAGAATCATCTTTTCCACGGGACAGAGATAAAAGATGGATAGAGAAGACTGATTATAGATACTGTGCCTTTTTTCAGTCGTTAATAAAAACGTCTATTGTCATAATGCCTTGAAAGGAACTTGTTTCAAACTCTATTAGTAACTGTTCAACAATTGTCAGTAATGACCTACCCTAAGCCAACCAAACACAGAACACGAGACAGGTGTTCATCATCCTGCCTCCCCTCAGTATTACCTTGTACAGTTTGTTGCGGTACTGAACCACCGACAACTGGACATCATCATCCACAGGCAGGATCACGGCATGGTCCAGACCTGGCTCCTTGTCTGGGTTGTGGAATCTCCAGTGAAATTAAGGGGAAAACACAAAGATTATGACATAACACAACACAAATAGAAAATAACAACATTGTTAAATCCAAGACGAGCACTACTCAGTAACATTGTAAAAGCAAAAAACTAACCAACATAGTGCAATagttttaaccagggcccaggTCAAaggaagtgcactatgtagggaacagggtgtcatttgggatgcaacaaATAACAGAAATGAACGGTATTAGCATCATTAAAGGATTCTAGCATTGTGACATATTGGCCTTTGGGTATATAATGCAATTTGTGACTTAAGTCAGCTTCCTTGCCCTTTGGGGTCTAGCCTGGGTTACTCTTAACTGCTGATTTAAAAGGGCGTTATACAATACATTTGACTGGACACGATTGATAACCAGCCTATAAAAACTGGTATGAAGCACATTGCACTGCATTTTAATGTATGAGATGTGCTGTATAAATAGATTGGACGTTACCTGGAGACGTAGAGGTGCTGCAGGGCCTGCTCAGCGGTCAGCCTCTTATCTGGGTTGAAAACCAGCAGGCGACACACCAGGTCTAGGGCATCAGGGGGCACCGACGGCTGCAGAAGGTCCTCTAGAGGCACCTGGGGCCTGGCCACGCAGGCAGACAAATACAGACGACAGCACTGTGAATAAATCAAGAGCTTGCAACTATATGGTTCTATCTGCAAAAAGATGATTATGAGATAATTGGCTTTAACGTTccgaaccctcattggtttgaatggtgttaGCGAATTTGATTTTGCATTCTTTTGAACTTAACAGCATCAATTGGGggtatttagagtactatatgGGTAGATAACTTTGAATATAACAAGGCAATATCAATAACTAAATTTTGACAAAACTGCAGATAGAAACTTATAGTCTCAAGCTCTCAAAATGTCTAGACACCATTTATATAGACATATTTACTTCTGTAGGACTTCCGCTATGACTTACCTCAGTAGCATCCTCTGAATCACAGAGGCACCATACTCAGATCTGATCGAAAGTACGTCTGAAAACAAAATCACATATCATTACTTAAGTAATGATCAGTTGGTCAGTTAATTTGGTCAGTTAGAGGCATAAAAGCTTGATTCCACCACTAGTGCTCAACAAGCAAATAGCACACTAGCAGTTTTCTGTGAACTGTGCAGCCAGGAATGAATACTCACCCTCTGGGCTAGGGTATGGAATGGCACTCATGATTTTTTCTATCTGGTTGATGGTGGAGGTTCCAGGGAAAAGGGGCTTCCCAAGCAGCATCTCTCCTAGGATACAACCTATACTCCACATGTCTACACCCTTTGTGTACCTATAGGAGAAATCAAAGTATTTCAGTGATTTCACAGGCACTGATAGGTTTCTGCAAGAATACTTACCTTCCAATTGGGTGCATTACTTGATAAGAAACCCAAGTTAACACTAAATCAAGAAAACAGTTCACTCTTTCAGAGATGTATTCAAGCCTGAAGAAGTGGCTCAGTTTATTGAGAAACTACAGCAGGTCTCAGTGCATGTGTACCTTGAGGAGCCCAGCAGGATCTCAGGAGGTCTGTACCACCGCGTCGCCACATACTCTGTCAGCGCCGGGTTCCCAGCATCCTCCTGGATCTGGTAGAGAGATCTTGCTAAACCGAAGTCACACAGCTTCACAAAGCAATCCGTGTCAAGCAGAATATTGGACGGCTGTGGGAAGAGGAAAGCAAATTCAATAATGTCATCCAAATTGTTTTTCCTCCAGAAAAAGAAGAATTGGATAGCGTCACCCATACTGGTGGCACCAGCACATCTGCAAATGAAATAATGTCATATTCTCAATATGCACACTTCTTAGTACACTGGCAATTTAAACATTCTACTGTACCTTCTGGTCTCTGTGGATGACATTGCCTGAGTGCAGGTATTTGGTGGCCTTAAGGAGTTGATGCATGACATAGCGTTTATGGATGTCTTTCAGCAGGTTGCCTTTCTTTATCACCGCGTGCAGGTCGGTGTCTGCAACACACAGGTGGTAAAAACAGTAATAACCAACAGGAATCATCCAGCATTGAGCATTCATCCATACCACACTCAGAATAATGTCACCTTTCAATAAAACACTCAATGAATAACAAACCAGACACGTCACGTTTCCCATAAACAATCTGCACACTCCTGCAGTGCCCCAAAATTAGCCAGGGTTGGACAAAGGAGGCATTTTCCATGGTGGGGTGTGCCAGGGAAAACATGTGCCGTGATGTTGGCCACACTCAGAGATTAGCCTGCAGAGATCAGAGAGCAGTCCAATGTGTGGACTCAGCAGGCATCGCAGGCAGCCAAGAGGAGAAGAGCCCTCCCCTCTCACACCTCCCTCTGGTGCCAGGTTTAAACTGCTGCATAACCTTGCAGCTTGCCTGTCTGACTGCCTACATTCTTTCTGTGTTGTTATTTCATAATGGCCGACCTCATCAAATGTATTACAAGGTAGGTGGAAAATAATAAATACAGTGGGAAAGCcctgataaaaataaatgtattttattgggTATCAGGGTGATTTTGACCATCAAGAGTCATCGATGCAAGCATCTTGCATGAATATCTGTTATTATTAATAGGCATGTAATATTATATAGCGTGCGACCATTTCACAAATCACCACGATCCTGAAGTCAACCGACAGAAGATTCCAAATGGATGTCAATAGACAATCCATATAAGAGTCCTCACCCATGTATTCAAAGACCAGGTAAATATCGTTGTCATTTTGAGCTCTGATGACGTTCAGCAGTTTGATGATGTTGGCATGATCTCCAAATTCCTGCAGGGAGAAATACATAACTGTTTGAAAAagacacaagcacgcacacacagtccTCAAAGACCACCGTAAATGAATTAAAACAACATTATGCCCGAACATGCCCCCATTCACTTCGaaagggctgtagtggagcgggtagagagtttcaagttccttggtgtccacatcactaactatcatggtccaaacacaccaagaaagttgtgaagagggcacaacaacaccttttcctcctcaggagacaaaagatttggcatgagtccccagatcctcaaaaagttctacagctgcaacatcgagagcatcctgaccgattgcatcaccgcctggtatggcaactgctcggcatctgaccttaAGGTGCTTCAGAGGGTAcggcgtacagcccagtacatcactggggccaagcttcctgccttccaggacctacagtactagtcaaaagtttggacacacctactcatttgcaggaattttctttatttgtactattttctacattgtagaataatagcaaagacatcaaaactatgaaataccacaaatagaatcatgtagtaaccgaaaaagtgttacactttttttttaaataaaccctttgccttgatgacagatttgcatacacttggcattctctcaactggcTTTCTATTCATTttttatataacctttatttaactaggcaagtgagtaaagaacaaattcttatttacaatgacagcctaccctggccaaaccctaacccggacaacgctgggccaagcgtgcgccaccctatgggactcccagtcacagccagttgtgatacagcctggaattgaaccagggtctgtagtgatgcttctagcaatgagatgcagtgccttagaccgctgcgccactcgggagcccaaggcTTCATGAgggcagtcacctggaatgcatttcaattaacaggtgcgccttgttgaacattaatttgtggaatttctttccttcttaatgcgtttgagacaatcagttgtgttgtgacaaggtaggggtggcatacagaagatagccctatttggtgaaagatcaagtccatattatggcaagaacagctcaaataagcaaagagaaacgacagtccatcattactttaagacatgaaggtcagtcaatctgcaaaatttcaagaactttgaacgtttcttcaagtgcagtcgcaaaaaccatcaatccctatgatgaaactggatctcataaggaccgcaacaggaaaggaagacccagagttacctctgctgcagaggacaagttcattagagttaactgcacctcagattgcaacccaaataaatgcttcacagagttcaagtaacagacgcatctcaacatcaactgttcagagaagactgtgtgaatcaggccttcatggtcgaattgctgcaaagaaacttttactaaaggacaccaataataaaaagagacttgcttgggccaagaaacatgagagatcggcattagactggtggaaatctgtcctttggtgatgagtccaaatttgacatttttggttccaaccggcaaaagggtggcgactttgaagaatctaaaatctaaaatatatttgaaaatataatactttggttactacatgattccatatgtgttatttcatagttttgatgtctttactattattctacaatgtagaaaatagtaaaaattaagaaaaacccttcaatgagtatgtgtccaaacttttgactggtattgtgtatactaggtggtgtcagaggaaggcctaaaCATTTTTTCtaagactccagtcaccaaagtaatatgctgttctctctgctaccgcacggcaagcggtaccagagtgccatgtcttggtccaaaaggctccttaacagcttctacccccaagccataagactgctgaacaattaatcaaatggccacctgacTATTTACATAGACCCccacccccccctttgttttttaTACACTGCCGcaacttgctgtttattatctatgcatagtcaccttactcctacctacatgtacaaatgaccttgattAATCTGTAttaccgcacattgactcggtaccggtaccccatgtatatagccacattattgttattttattgttactttttttgaaaaaataaaaaatcaactttagtttatttagtaaatattttcataactccattttcttaaaactgcattcattgttggttaagggattgtaGTAAGCATttgatggtaaagtctacacctgttgtatttggtgcatgtgacaaataaaatgtgatttggttTGACTACAAAAGGGAGAATCTTCTTAGGGATGGTGGCATAACAGTCTAGATGGTGTTGGGATGGGTCAATGTTGAAATTCTGGTGTGCCAGTGTTTCTGTGGGAGATAGTAACAGCCTTATTATGGACACTCACTCACAGCTTAAGGCCCTGGCCTCTGTTTTCCCTGGCTGGAGTGGATGGTGGAGACTGGAGACCGATAAAAGCGGACCACACTGTTTGCTTGTCCTGTGTGACCAGTTTTCTATCCACTTTCATGAGGACAGAATATATGGTCACCATCTGAATGATTAACTAAGCACCAAAATCACACAGCAAACTTTCCCCAATACTGTTAGTAGTCTCTTTAAATatccttaagagtctattgacGCACCCATGCATCAAttgaaataacattttttttaaatctcccaTCAACATCCATCTGTTTAAGCTAGaactatatattttttgcatgggctgtgtctcaatccactgcatccaCCTATGTTGGCCTTCTGCATCTGAGATGGAAGGCagtagtgtaaagtacttaagtagaaatactttaaagtactacttaagtagtttttgggggggtgtc is part of the Oncorhynchus gorbuscha isolate QuinsamMale2020 ecotype Even-year linkage group LG09, OgorEven_v1.0, whole genome shotgun sequence genome and harbors:
- the LOC124042715 gene encoding mitogen-activated protein kinase 15-like, whose translation is MNVTEVEDHISMKYEIQRRLGKGAYGIVWKAVDRQTGEVVAVKKIFDAFRNRTDAQRTFREIMFLQEFGDHANIIKLLNVIRAQNDNDIYLVFEYMDTDLHAVIKKGNLLKDIHKRYVMHQLLKATKYLHSGNVIHRDQKPSNILLDTDCFVKLCDFGLARSLYQIQEDAGNPALTEYVATRWYRPPEILLGSSRYTKGVDMWSIGCILGEMLLGKPLFPGTSTINQIEKIMSAIPYPSPEDVLSIRSEYGASVIQRMLLRPQVPLEDLLQPSVPPDALDLVCRLLVFNPDKRLTAEQALQHLYVSRFHNPDKEPGLDHAVILPVDDDVQLSVVQYRNKLYKMILEKRTTRRMLRNIQPRPKKKEEPVSGSGCDSGDHGKERPNGKNKGGPDPVPLAGDGGGDLWVKSLHDKTEHQAARPVITIPTPVPVSTLPALENTSPAASPVMGKTTYNPITYVANGFVRSLAGPPHYFRSGNASRKLEQQMSVENVTVLPAEGANGNTVSMEQILQRGRSAPVSHNRSISLTLSQPQNNPLVRRDEPSVSSGICVTSARLNLRSQSQTREARPPPRFSKKVFQSKANVVAAGDPHAKLGSYSQAYGTINKTELDNLMKYQQ